A DNA window from Aestuariispira ectoiniformans contains the following coding sequences:
- a CDS encoding GDSL-type esterase/lipase family protein, translated as MTTIRICYVGDSVTVGTGDDDCLGWPGRLSAAETGARGHDVSCYNLGIRAETSSQIRARWQQECAPRLPAHVKAGITFMFGLNDCALDNGQRRVSLQQSLENARSMLSDAQAQFPVLWLGPTPVRSDNPVISPGKGVRYEFSAERVAELNQAFAGLAKELGLPYLDCHEHLAGQDVWNETLAAGDGVHPTATGYMQLAMLIENWPAWRAWFSI; from the coding sequence ATGACAACAATCCGGATCTGTTATGTCGGCGACAGTGTAACCGTCGGCACCGGCGACGATGACTGCCTCGGCTGGCCCGGTCGGCTTTCCGCCGCAGAGACCGGCGCCCGTGGCCATGATGTATCCTGCTACAACCTGGGCATCCGGGCCGAAACCAGCAGCCAGATACGTGCACGCTGGCAACAGGAATGCGCCCCCCGCCTGCCCGCCCATGTGAAGGCAGGCATCACCTTCATGTTCGGCCTGAATGATTGTGCGCTCGATAATGGCCAGCGGCGCGTATCCCTGCAGCAATCCCTTGAAAATGCGCGGTCGATGCTGTCCGATGCGCAGGCGCAATTCCCGGTCCTGTGGCTGGGGCCGACACCGGTCCGCAGCGACAATCCGGTAATCAGCCCCGGCAAGGGTGTCCGCTATGAATTCAGTGCCGAACGGGTCGCAGAACTGAACCAGGCCTTCGCAGGACTGGCAAAAGAGCTTGGCCTGCCCTATCTAGATTGCCATGAGCATCTCGCCGGACAGGACGTATGGAATGAAACCTTGGCTGCAGGTGACGGTGTCCACCCCACGGCGACCGGCTATATGCAGCTTGCCATGCTAATCGAGAACTGGCCTGCCTGGCGGGCCTGGTTTTCAATCTGA
- the pepN gene encoding aminopeptidase N: MKTIEPPVIRLQDYTAPAFLLDQVDLTFELDPDRTIVTSKLAVRRQDGNAEAFHLDGDKDMTLLSVWIDGRELNSDEYELEEESLTLHNLPDQFTLEIQTAINPAANTKLEGLYRSGGMYCTQCEAEGFRRITFFPDRPDVMTRYRVKVCAPVDSCPILLSNGNNVETGELREGWHYAVWDDPFPKPSYLFALVAGDLAMVEDHFTTRSGRDVTLRIFVEHGNETRCDHAMDSLKRSMKWDEDRFGLEYDLDIFNIVAVSDFNMGAMENKSLNVFNAKYILADAETATDSDFELVEGIVAHEYFHNWTGNRVTCRDWFQLSLKEGLTVFRDQEFSADQRSRAVKRIDDVRLLRARQFPEDSGPLSHPVRPDSYIEINNFYTATVYEKGAEVIRMMHSLLGEEGFQKGMKLYFERHDGQAVTCDDFAAAMADANDFDMSHFKRWYSQSGTPHVTVVEDYDAAAKRYTLTLSQETRPTPGQERKYPLHIPLRTALLDSNGKDMAVSRRGRSATEHLLQMEADKQEFVFEDVAEKPVLSINRDFTAPVVLHLPYDDATRAFLMAHDNDAFNRWEAAQQYASALMLKMVGEYQAGKELTVDPDFIAAMGRVVQDQEIDASFKALLLTLPSEEYVSEQMSVVDIDAIHAAREKLRRAIGEAHQDGFKHIYDATKQSGPFSNTPEAAGQRALRNSALAYLGAADEKTAPARLKDHFDTADNMTDSVAALRLLADVTAPEHDRAFDIFLAKWKSNAQVMDKWLALQAMSRRADTLMQVRALLDHPVFNIKNPNKVRALVGAFCSANPLRFHAADGSGYDFLAEMVVKLDKINPQVAARLMGPLGQWRRFDEDRQRKMRSALKAILDSGELSRDVFEIASKSYGE; the protein is encoded by the coding sequence ATGAAAACAATCGAACCGCCCGTCATTCGTCTTCAGGACTATACCGCCCCCGCCTTTCTGCTGGATCAGGTTGACCTGACCTTCGAACTGGACCCGGACAGGACGATTGTGACATCCAAACTGGCGGTGCGCCGTCAGGACGGCAATGCGGAGGCTTTTCATCTGGACGGCGACAAGGACATGACCCTGCTGTCTGTCTGGATTGATGGGCGCGAGCTGAACAGCGACGAATATGAGCTGGAAGAAGAAAGCCTGACCCTGCACAACCTGCCTGACCAATTCACCCTTGAAATCCAGACTGCCATCAATCCGGCCGCCAATACCAAGCTGGAAGGCCTGTACCGGTCCGGTGGCATGTATTGTACCCAGTGCGAGGCAGAAGGCTTCCGGCGCATCACTTTCTTCCCGGACCGCCCGGATGTGATGACACGCTATCGCGTGAAGGTCTGCGCACCGGTCGATAGCTGCCCGATCCTGCTTTCCAACGGTAACAATGTGGAAACCGGTGAACTGCGTGAAGGCTGGCATTACGCCGTCTGGGACGACCCCTTCCCGAAGCCAAGCTATCTCTTTGCACTGGTCGCAGGCGACCTGGCCATGGTGGAAGATCACTTCACCACCCGCTCCGGGCGCGACGTCACCCTGCGCATCTTTGTCGAACACGGCAACGAAACCCGCTGCGATCATGCGATGGACAGCCTGAAACGGTCGATGAAATGGGACGAAGACCGTTTCGGTCTGGAATATGACCTCGACATTTTCAACATCGTCGCGGTCAGCGATTTCAACATGGGCGCGATGGAAAACAAGTCCCTCAACGTCTTCAACGCCAAATACATTCTGGCCGATGCCGAAACCGCCACGGACAGCGACTTCGAACTGGTCGAAGGCATTGTCGCTCATGAATATTTCCATAACTGGACCGGCAACCGCGTCACCTGCCGTGACTGGTTCCAGCTTAGCCTCAAAGAGGGTCTGACCGTTTTCCGGGATCAGGAATTTTCCGCCGACCAGCGATCACGCGCCGTGAAACGCATCGACGACGTCCGCCTGCTGCGCGCACGCCAGTTCCCGGAGGATTCCGGCCCGCTGTCGCATCCGGTACGCCCGGACAGCTATATCGAAATCAACAACTTCTATACGGCCACCGTCTATGAAAAAGGGGCGGAGGTCATCCGGATGATGCATTCCCTGCTGGGGGAAGAAGGCTTCCAGAAGGGCATGAAGCTTTATTTCGAGCGTCACGATGGACAGGCCGTCACCTGTGACGACTTTGCCGCCGCCATGGCCGATGCCAACGATTTCGATATGAGCCATTTCAAACGCTGGTACAGCCAGTCGGGCACGCCGCATGTCACTGTTGTGGAGGACTACGACGCAGCGGCCAAACGCTATACCCTGACCTTGAGCCAGGAAACGCGACCGACACCCGGCCAGGAAAGGAAATACCCGCTTCATATCCCCCTGCGCACCGCCCTGCTGGACAGCAACGGCAAGGATATGGCGGTGAGCCGCAGAGGCCGATCCGCGACAGAACATTTACTGCAGATGGAGGCGGACAAGCAGGAGTTTGTCTTTGAAGACGTCGCGGAAAAACCCGTGCTCTCGATCAACCGGGATTTCACCGCCCCTGTCGTTCTTCATCTGCCTTATGATGACGCCACCCGCGCCTTTCTGATGGCCCATGACAATGATGCCTTCAACCGCTGGGAAGCAGCCCAGCAATATGCCAGCGCGCTGATGCTGAAAATGGTTGGCGAGTATCAGGCGGGCAAGGAGTTGACGGTGGACCCGGACTTCATCGCCGCCATGGGCCGCGTGGTTCAGGACCAGGAGATCGATGCATCCTTCAAAGCATTACTGCTGACCCTGCCGTCTGAGGAATATGTGTCGGAACAGATGAGTGTTGTCGATATCGACGCCATCCATGCCGCGCGGGAGAAACTGCGCCGGGCCATCGGCGAGGCGCATCAGGACGGCTTCAAGCATATCTATGATGCCACGAAACAATCCGGCCCCTTCAGCAACACACCCGAAGCCGCCGGACAGCGGGCACTGCGCAATAGCGCGCTGGCCTATCTGGGCGCGGCTGATGAGAAGACGGCCCCGGCCCGGTTGAAGGACCATTTCGACACCGCCGACAATATGACCGACAGTGTTGCTGCCCTGCGCCTTCTGGCGGATGTCACCGCCCCGGAACATGACCGCGCCTTCGATATCTTCCTGGCAAAGTGGAAATCCAATGCCCAGGTCATGGATAAATGGCTGGCCCTGCAGGCGATGTCGCGCCGTGCGGATACCCTGATGCAGGTGCGCGCCCTGTTGGACCATCCGGTCTTCAACATCAAGAACCCCAACAAGGTTCGTGCCCTGGTCGGGGCCTTCTGCAGTGCCAACCCGTTGCGCTTCCATGCCGCCGACGGCAGTGGCTATGACTTCCTGGCGGAAATGGTCGTCAAGCTGGACAAGATCAATCCGCAGGTCGCCGCCCGCCTCATGGGGCCGCTGGGTCAGTGGCGGCGTTTCGACGAAGACCGCCAGCGCAAGATGCGCAGCGCCCTGAAAGCCATCCTCGACAGTGGGGAATTGAGCCGCGACGTCTTTGAGATCGCCAGTAAATCCTACGGCGAGTAA
- a CDS encoding BCCT family transporter, translated as MSDIKKPKYEVGQDNVEIFGLDVHNPVFFVSAFVVAAFVLFTLAFQSEAAEWFGALRPWLTSNLDWVFMLAGNVFVLVCLFLILTPLGKVRLGGPDAKPDFSYGGWFAMLFAAGMGIGLMFYGVLEPVYHMENPPLGIDPANQELASRVGIAATIFHWGLHPWAIYAVVALALAFFSYNRGLPLSIRAAFYPLLGKAVFGWFGHLIDILAVFATLFGLATSLGLGAEQAGAGLHYLFGIPVNNFTKIMLILGISAIALTSVVAGLEAGVKRLSEINMVIAFILLAFIIIAGPTAAIMTGIWDNTLAYLEYLPALSNPIGREDESFLHGWTTFYWAWWISWSPFVGMFIARVSRGRTVREFITCVLIIPTLVTIVWMSAFGGTAIDQIVSGGYMGVLKDTVQTWAPELALFKMLDIMPMTEIASFIGIVLVIVFFVTSSDSGSLVIDTITAGGKVDAPVRQRVFWCVIEGLIAIALLLGGGLSSLQAAAIATGFPFAVVLMLMCVSIIKGLAQERKYHVDERGQIVEENA; from the coding sequence ATGAGTGATATTAAAAAGCCTAAATACGAGGTTGGGCAGGACAATGTCGAAATTTTCGGGTTGGACGTACACAATCCGGTGTTCTTTGTATCCGCCTTTGTCGTTGCCGCCTTTGTATTATTTACCCTCGCTTTCCAGAGCGAGGCTGCGGAATGGTTCGGTGCGCTGCGTCCGTGGCTGACATCGAACCTGGACTGGGTCTTCATGCTGGCGGGCAACGTCTTTGTGCTGGTCTGCCTGTTCCTGATTCTCACCCCTCTGGGCAAGGTCCGTCTTGGCGGGCCCGACGCAAAACCCGACTTCAGCTATGGCGGATGGTTCGCCATGTTGTTTGCCGCGGGCATGGGCATTGGCCTGATGTTCTATGGTGTGCTGGAGCCGGTTTACCATATGGAAAACCCGCCGCTGGGTATTGATCCGGCCAATCAGGAACTGGCGTCGCGTGTCGGTATTGCGGCAACGATTTTCCACTGGGGCCTGCACCCTTGGGCGATCTACGCCGTTGTGGCGCTGGCGCTGGCCTTCTTCTCCTATAACCGTGGTCTGCCGCTCAGCATTCGTGCGGCTTTCTACCCGCTGTTGGGTAAGGCTGTCTTTGGTTGGTTCGGTCATTTGATCGACATTCTGGCGGTTTTTGCCACCCTGTTCGGCCTGGCGACCTCGCTGGGCCTTGGCGCGGAACAGGCCGGTGCAGGCCTGCATTATCTGTTCGGCATTCCGGTGAATAATTTCACCAAGATCATGCTGATCCTGGGGATTTCCGCCATTGCCCTGACGTCGGTCGTCGCGGGCCTGGAAGCCGGTGTGAAGCGGCTCAGCGAGATCAACATGGTGATCGCCTTCATCCTTCTGGCCTTCATCATTATTGCAGGGCCGACGGCGGCGATTATGACCGGGATTTGGGACAACACGCTCGCCTATCTGGAATATCTTCCCGCGCTGAGCAACCCGATCGGTCGTGAAGACGAAAGCTTCCTGCATGGCTGGACGACCTTCTACTGGGCCTGGTGGATTTCCTGGTCGCCGTTTGTTGGCATGTTCATCGCCCGCGTTTCCCGCGGTCGTACGGTTCGTGAGTTCATCACCTGCGTGCTGATCATCCCGACCCTGGTGACCATTGTCTGGATGAGCGCCTTTGGCGGCACCGCGATCGACCAGATCGTAAGCGGCGGCTATATGGGTGTCCTGAAGGATACGGTTCAGACCTGGGCACCGGAACTGGCACTGTTCAAAATGCTGGACATCATGCCGATGACCGAAATCGCGTCCTTTATCGGGATCGTCCTGGTGATCGTCTTCTTCGTAACCTCGTCCGACTCCGGTTCGCTGGTGATCGATACCATCACGGCGGGCGGCAAGGTTGATGCACCGGTCAGGCAGCGCGTCTTCTGGTGTGTGATCGAGGGGCTGATTGCCATCGCCCTGTTGCTGGGCGGGGGGTTGTCGTCCCTGCAGGCAGCAGCCATTGCCACAGGCTTCCCCTTTGCGGTGGTCCTAATGCTGATGTGTGTCAGCATTATCAAAGGGCTGGCACAGGAACGGAAGTATCACGTGGATGAACGTGGTCAGATTGTCGAAGAAAACGCGTAA
- a CDS encoding dihydrolipoyl dehydrogenase family protein — protein MAKKIKTDICVIGGGSGGLSVAAGASQMGAKVILIESGKMGGDCLNYGCVPSKALLAAAHRAQDMRQSAPFGITPQEPSVDMQAVHDHVHNVIAGIAPHDSVERFEGLGVTVIQDTARFTGRRHIQAGGQSIKAKYFVIATGSSAFVPPIDGLADTPYWTNETIFDVTEPINHLIVIGGGPIGMELAQAHRRLGAKVTVVEMLNALGKDDGEAAEVVKAKLRSEGIDLREGTAVTKVAKTDAGIAVTLEKDGNAEVVEGSHLLVAVGRKPNIETLNLDKAAIEHSPKGIAVDARLRTSNRRVFAIGDVTGGYQFTHMAGYDAGIVIRNCLFKLPAKAKRHAVPWVTYTDPELAQVGLQESQAIEDLGAGNIRILRWAYGENDRARAEGQTDGFIKVITDKKGYILGATIVGAQAGELIGLWCLAVQEKKKIGSIAGLILPYPTRGELSKRAAGSFFTPSLFSEKIRRIVRFLMAFS, from the coding sequence ATGGCGAAGAAGATCAAGACCGACATTTGCGTCATCGGCGGTGGTTCCGGCGGGTTAAGCGTTGCGGCTGGCGCGTCGCAGATGGGGGCAAAGGTCATCCTGATTGAAAGCGGGAAAATGGGCGGGGATTGCCTGAACTATGGCTGTGTTCCGTCCAAGGCCCTGCTGGCAGCAGCCCATCGCGCCCAGGACATGCGCCAGTCCGCCCCCTTTGGCATCACACCCCAGGAACCGTCCGTCGATATGCAAGCCGTGCATGATCACGTACACAACGTCATCGCCGGAATCGCCCCCCACGATTCGGTCGAACGTTTCGAAGGGCTGGGTGTTACCGTCATACAAGATACGGCGCGCTTTACCGGTCGCCGCCATATCCAGGCGGGCGGACAAAGCATCAAGGCCAAATATTTTGTCATCGCCACCGGCTCCAGCGCCTTTGTTCCACCAATCGACGGGCTGGCCGATACGCCTTATTGGACCAATGAAACCATCTTCGACGTGACCGAACCGATCAATCACCTGATCGTCATCGGCGGTGGCCCCATCGGTATGGAACTGGCCCAGGCCCACCGCCGCCTGGGCGCCAAAGTCACTGTGGTCGAAATGCTGAACGCGCTGGGCAAGGACGACGGCGAGGCCGCCGAAGTCGTAAAGGCCAAACTGCGTAGCGAGGGTATAGACCTGCGGGAAGGTACGGCCGTAACCAAGGTAGCAAAAACCGATGCAGGCATTGCCGTCACGCTTGAGAAGGATGGAAATGCCGAGGTCGTGGAAGGCAGCCATCTGCTGGTTGCGGTCGGAAGAAAACCGAATATTGAGACGCTGAACCTCGACAAGGCCGCCATAGAGCATTCGCCAAAAGGCATTGCGGTCGACGCGCGCTTGCGCACAAGCAACCGGCGGGTCTTCGCCATCGGCGATGTCACCGGCGGTTACCAGTTCACTCATATGGCGGGCTATGACGCCGGGATCGTCATCCGCAATTGCCTGTTCAAACTGCCAGCAAAGGCAAAGCGTCATGCCGTTCCCTGGGTCACCTATACCGATCCGGAACTGGCCCAGGTCGGCCTGCAGGAAAGCCAGGCAATCGAGGACCTGGGTGCAGGCAATATCCGTATCCTGCGCTGGGCCTATGGTGAAAACGACCGCGCCCGGGCCGAAGGACAGACCGACGGCTTCATCAAGGTGATTACCGACAAGAAAGGGTACATACTGGGGGCAACGATTGTCGGGGCCCAGGCTGGCGAATTGATCGGACTGTGGTGCCTGGCCGTGCAGGAAAAGAAGAAAATCGGTAGCATCGCAGGCCTCATTCTGCCCTATCCGACGCGGGGCGAACTTTCCAAACGGGCCGCAGGCAGCTTTTTCACACCAAGTCTGTTTTCGGAAAAAATACGCCGTATCGTCCGCTTCCTCATGGCTTTTTCCTAA